The following proteins come from a genomic window of Populus nigra chromosome 6, ddPopNigr1.1, whole genome shotgun sequence:
- the LOC133697758 gene encoding uncharacterized protein LOC133697758 isoform X3 translates to MATRLTPLLLQKRKIEKKTEAAEDDDDGMDKEEVENPATDAWLMKNRKSPWAGKKEGLQTELTEEQKKYAEEHARKKEEKAGGEKGELVADKTTFHGKEERDYQGRSWIAPPKDAKASNDHCYIPKRLVHTWSGHTKGVSAIRFFPKHGHLILSAGMDTKVKIWDVFNSGKCMRTYMGHSKAVRDISFCNDGSKFLTAGYDKNIKYWDTETGQVISSFSTGKIPYVVKLNPDDDKQNILLAGMSDKKIVQWDMNTGQITQEYDQHLGAVNTITFVDNNRRFVTSSDDKSLRVWEFGIPVVIKYISEPHMHSMPSISLHPNMNWLAAQSLDNQILIYSTRERFQLNKKKRFAGHIVAGYACQVNFSPDGRFVMSGDGEGKCWFWDWKSCKVFRTLKCHEGVCIGAEWHPLEQSKVATCGWDGLIKYWQYALMCHVCSICAVNSTLSCAPKSRTSFLQRLIGYSYSRFWFCIASFKPSFLCSGSL, encoded by the exons ATGGCTACGCGGCTGACCCCTCTGCTTCTGCAG AAGCGAAAGATTGAGAAGAAAACGGAAGCTGCTGAGGATGACGATGATGGAATGGACAAGGAAGAGGTTGAGAATCCGGCTACGGATGCGTGGTTGATGAAGAATAGGAAGAGCCCATGGGCTGGTAAGAAGGAGGGATTACAAACTGAGTTGACTGAAGAGCAGAAAAAATATGCGGAAGAGCACGCgaggaagaaggaggagaaagCTGGTGGTGAAAAAGGTGAGCTCGTTGCTGATAAGACTACTTTTCATGGTAAAGAAGAGAGGGATTATCAAGGGAGGTCGTGGATTGCGCCACCTAAAGATGCTAAAGCTAGTAATGACCATTGTTATATACCCAAGAGATTGGTGCATACATGGAGTGGCCATACTAAAGGAGTTTCTGCTATAAGGTTTTTCCCTAAACATGGCCATTTGATACTTTCTGCGGGTATGGATACGAAGGTGAAGATATGGGACGTGTTTAATTCGGGAAAGTGTATGAGAACTTATATGGGTCATTCTAAGGCTGTCAGGGATATTTCATTTTGTAACGATGGCTCCAAGTTCTTAACTGCTGGTTATGATAAGAATATTAAGTACTGGGACACAGAAACGGGCCAGGTTATCTCTTCGTTTTCGACTGGGAAGATTCCATATGTTGTTAAGCTCAATCCTGATGATGATAAGCAGAATATATTGTTGGCGGGTATGAGTGATAAGAAGATTGTGCAGTGGGATATGAACACGGGGCAGATTACTCAGGAGTATGACCAGCATTTGGGGGCAGTGAATACCATCACATTTGTGGATAATAACAGGAGATTTGTTACTTCAAGTGATGATAAATCACTCCGTGTATGGGAATTTGGGATCCCTGTTGTTATTAAGTATATTAGTGAGCCTCACATGCATTCTATGCCATCGATCTCTCTTCATCCCAATATGAATTGGCTTGCTGCGCAGAGTTTGGATAACCAGATTCTTATTTATAGTACTAGGGAAAGATTCCAGTTGAATAAGAAGAAGAGGTTCGCTGGTCACATTGTGGCTGGTTATGCTTGTCAAGTCAATTTCTCACCAGATGGAAGATTTGTTATGTCAGGAGATGGTGAGGGTAAATGCTGGTTTTGGGACTGGAAGAGTTGTAAAGTTTTCAGGACCCTCAAATGTCACGAGGGAGTCTGCATTGGGGCTGAGTGGCATCCGCTGGAGCAAAGTAAAGTGGCCACTTGTGGCTGGGATGGATTGATTAAATACTG GCAATATGCCTTGATGTGTCATGTATGCTCAATCTGTGCTGTGAATTCAACATTGTCATGTGCTCCAAAATCAAGAACCTCTTTCCTTCAACGGCTCATTGGATATTCGTATTCTAGATTTTGGTTCTGCATTGCATCGTTTAAACCATCCTTTTTGTGCTCAGGCTCACTTTGa
- the LOC133697758 gene encoding uncharacterized protein LOC133697758 isoform X1, translated as MDLLQNYQNDGELDQNPNSSPDSSPPRLLPSKSAAPKVDDTMLALTVANQMLSKPIDPVQHVVAFNPTYDQMWAPVLGPAHPYAKDGIAQGMRNHKLGFVEDAAIDSFVFDEQYNTFHKYGYAADPSASAGNNYIGDLDVLEKNNGISVYNIPQHEQKKRKIEKKTEAAEDDDDGMDKEEVENPATDAWLMKNRKSPWAGKKEGLQTELTEEQKKYAEEHARKKEEKAGGEKGELVADKTTFHGKEERDYQGRSWIAPPKDAKASNDHCYIPKRLVHTWSGHTKGVSAIRFFPKHGHLILSAGMDTKVKIWDVFNSGKCMRTYMGHSKAVRDISFCNDGSKFLTAGYDKNIKYWDTETGQVISSFSTGKIPYVVKLNPDDDKQNILLAGMSDKKIVQWDMNTGQITQEYDQHLGAVNTITFVDNNRRFVTSSDDKSLRVWEFGIPVVIKYISEPHMHSMPSISLHPNMNWLAAQSLDNQILIYSTRERFQLNKKKRFAGHIVAGYACQVNFSPDGRFVMSGDGEGKCWFWDWKSCKVFRTLKCHEGVCIGAEWHPLEQSKVATCGWDGLIKYWQYALMCHVCSICAVNSTLSCAPKSRTSFLQRLIGYSYSRFWFCIASFKPSFLCSGSL; from the exons ATGGATCTTCTTCAAAACTACCAAAACGACGGAGAATTAGACCAAAACCCTAATTCCTCTCCGGATTCATCCCCTCCACGTCTCCTCCCTTCCAAATCCGCCGCTCCCAAAGTCGACGACACCATGCTAGCCCTAACAGTGGCCAATCAAATGCTCTCTAAACCTATCGACCCCGTCCAGCACGTCGTCGCTTTCAACCCTACCTACGACCAGATGTGGGCTCCGGTTTTAGGCCCCGCCCATCCCTACGCCAAGGACGGCATTGCCCAGGGCATGCGCAACCACAAGCTCGGCTTCGTCGAGGACGCCGCCATTGATTCCTTCGTCTTCGACGAGCAGTACAACACTTTCCACAAGTATGGCTACGCGGCTGACCCCTCTGCTTCTGCAGGTAATAATTATATTGGTGATTTggatgttttagaaaaaaataatgggatttctgtttataatattccGCAACATGAACAAAAGAAGCGAAAGATTGAGAAGAAAACGGAAGCTGCTGAGGATGACGATGATGGAATGGACAAGGAAGAGGTTGAGAATCCGGCTACGGATGCGTGGTTGATGAAGAATAGGAAGAGCCCATGGGCTGGTAAGAAGGAGGGATTACAAACTGAGTTGACTGAAGAGCAGAAAAAATATGCGGAAGAGCACGCgaggaagaaggaggagaaagCTGGTGGTGAAAAAGGTGAGCTCGTTGCTGATAAGACTACTTTTCATGGTAAAGAAGAGAGGGATTATCAAGGGAGGTCGTGGATTGCGCCACCTAAAGATGCTAAAGCTAGTAATGACCATTGTTATATACCCAAGAGATTGGTGCATACATGGAGTGGCCATACTAAAGGAGTTTCTGCTATAAGGTTTTTCCCTAAACATGGCCATTTGATACTTTCTGCGGGTATGGATACGAAGGTGAAGATATGGGACGTGTTTAATTCGGGAAAGTGTATGAGAACTTATATGGGTCATTCTAAGGCTGTCAGGGATATTTCATTTTGTAACGATGGCTCCAAGTTCTTAACTGCTGGTTATGATAAGAATATTAAGTACTGGGACACAGAAACGGGCCAGGTTATCTCTTCGTTTTCGACTGGGAAGATTCCATATGTTGTTAAGCTCAATCCTGATGATGATAAGCAGAATATATTGTTGGCGGGTATGAGTGATAAGAAGATTGTGCAGTGGGATATGAACACGGGGCAGATTACTCAGGAGTATGACCAGCATTTGGGGGCAGTGAATACCATCACATTTGTGGATAATAACAGGAGATTTGTTACTTCAAGTGATGATAAATCACTCCGTGTATGGGAATTTGGGATCCCTGTTGTTATTAAGTATATTAGTGAGCCTCACATGCATTCTATGCCATCGATCTCTCTTCATCCCAATATGAATTGGCTTGCTGCGCAGAGTTTGGATAACCAGATTCTTATTTATAGTACTAGGGAAAGATTCCAGTTGAATAAGAAGAAGAGGTTCGCTGGTCACATTGTGGCTGGTTATGCTTGTCAAGTCAATTTCTCACCAGATGGAAGATTTGTTATGTCAGGAGATGGTGAGGGTAAATGCTGGTTTTGGGACTGGAAGAGTTGTAAAGTTTTCAGGACCCTCAAATGTCACGAGGGAGTCTGCATTGGGGCTGAGTGGCATCCGCTGGAGCAAAGTAAAGTGGCCACTTGTGGCTGGGATGGATTGATTAAATACTG GCAATATGCCTTGATGTGTCATGTATGCTCAATCTGTGCTGTGAATTCAACATTGTCATGTGCTCCAAAATCAAGAACCTCTTTCCTTCAACGGCTCATTGGATATTCGTATTCTAGATTTTGGTTCTGCATTGCATCGTTTAAACCATCCTTTTTGTGCTCAGGCTCACTTTGa
- the LOC133697758 gene encoding uncharacterized protein LOC133697758 isoform X2, protein MDLLQNYQNDGELDQNPNSSPDSSPPRLLPSKSAAPKVDDTMLALTVANQMLSKPIDPVQHVVAFNPTYDQMWAPVLGPAHPYAKDGIAQGMRNHKLGFVEDAAIDSFVFDEQYNTFHKYGYAADPSASAGNNYIGDLDVLEKNNGISVYNIPQHEQKKRKIEKKTEAAEDDDDGMDKEEVENPATDAWLMKNRKSPWAGKKEGLQTELTEEQKKYAEEHARKKEEKAGGEKGELVADKTTFHGKEERDYQGRSWIAPPKDAKASNDHCYIPKRLVHTWSGHTKGVSAIRFFPKHGHLILSAGMDTKVKIWDVFNSGKCMRTYMGHSKAVRDISFCNDGSKFLTAGYDKNIKYWDTETGQVISSFSTGKIPYVVKLNPDDDKQNILLAGMSDKKIVQWDMNTGQITQEYDQHLGAVNTITFVDNNRRFVTSSDDKSLRVWEFGIPVVIKYISEPHMHSMPSISLHPNMNWLAAQSLDNQILIYSTRERFQLNKKKRFAGHIVAGYACQVNFSPDGRFVMSGDGEGKCWFWDWKSCKVFRTLKCHEGVCIGAEWHPLEQSKVATCGWDGLIKYW, encoded by the coding sequence ATGGATCTTCTTCAAAACTACCAAAACGACGGAGAATTAGACCAAAACCCTAATTCCTCTCCGGATTCATCCCCTCCACGTCTCCTCCCTTCCAAATCCGCCGCTCCCAAAGTCGACGACACCATGCTAGCCCTAACAGTGGCCAATCAAATGCTCTCTAAACCTATCGACCCCGTCCAGCACGTCGTCGCTTTCAACCCTACCTACGACCAGATGTGGGCTCCGGTTTTAGGCCCCGCCCATCCCTACGCCAAGGACGGCATTGCCCAGGGCATGCGCAACCACAAGCTCGGCTTCGTCGAGGACGCCGCCATTGATTCCTTCGTCTTCGACGAGCAGTACAACACTTTCCACAAGTATGGCTACGCGGCTGACCCCTCTGCTTCTGCAGGTAATAATTATATTGGTGATTTggatgttttagaaaaaaataatgggatttctgtttataatattccGCAACATGAACAAAAGAAGCGAAAGATTGAGAAGAAAACGGAAGCTGCTGAGGATGACGATGATGGAATGGACAAGGAAGAGGTTGAGAATCCGGCTACGGATGCGTGGTTGATGAAGAATAGGAAGAGCCCATGGGCTGGTAAGAAGGAGGGATTACAAACTGAGTTGACTGAAGAGCAGAAAAAATATGCGGAAGAGCACGCgaggaagaaggaggagaaagCTGGTGGTGAAAAAGGTGAGCTCGTTGCTGATAAGACTACTTTTCATGGTAAAGAAGAGAGGGATTATCAAGGGAGGTCGTGGATTGCGCCACCTAAAGATGCTAAAGCTAGTAATGACCATTGTTATATACCCAAGAGATTGGTGCATACATGGAGTGGCCATACTAAAGGAGTTTCTGCTATAAGGTTTTTCCCTAAACATGGCCATTTGATACTTTCTGCGGGTATGGATACGAAGGTGAAGATATGGGACGTGTTTAATTCGGGAAAGTGTATGAGAACTTATATGGGTCATTCTAAGGCTGTCAGGGATATTTCATTTTGTAACGATGGCTCCAAGTTCTTAACTGCTGGTTATGATAAGAATATTAAGTACTGGGACACAGAAACGGGCCAGGTTATCTCTTCGTTTTCGACTGGGAAGATTCCATATGTTGTTAAGCTCAATCCTGATGATGATAAGCAGAATATATTGTTGGCGGGTATGAGTGATAAGAAGATTGTGCAGTGGGATATGAACACGGGGCAGATTACTCAGGAGTATGACCAGCATTTGGGGGCAGTGAATACCATCACATTTGTGGATAATAACAGGAGATTTGTTACTTCAAGTGATGATAAATCACTCCGTGTATGGGAATTTGGGATCCCTGTTGTTATTAAGTATATTAGTGAGCCTCACATGCATTCTATGCCATCGATCTCTCTTCATCCCAATATGAATTGGCTTGCTGCGCAGAGTTTGGATAACCAGATTCTTATTTATAGTACTAGGGAAAGATTCCAGTTGAATAAGAAGAAGAGGTTCGCTGGTCACATTGTGGCTGGTTATGCTTGTCAAGTCAATTTCTCACCAGATGGAAGATTTGTTATGTCAGGAGATGGTGAGGGTAAATGCTGGTTTTGGGACTGGAAGAGTTGTAAAGTTTTCAGGACCCTCAAATGTCACGAGGGAGTCTGCATTGGGGCTGAGTGGCATCCGCTGGAGCAAAGTAAAGTGGCCACTTGTGGCTGGGATGGATTGATTAAATACTGGTAA